One window from the genome of Carnobacteriaceae bacterium zg-84 encodes:
- a CDS encoding manganese-dependent inorganic pyrophosphatase: MTKLLVFGHQNPDTDTISSAIAYAYLLTQKNHEAEPVALGNPNEETQFALEYFGVKAPRVVETVSNEVDTVALVDHNEAQQSVKDLKDVTVFSVVDHHRIANFETANPLYYRAEPVGCTATILYKLFKEDGIEIPSHIAGLMLSAIISDTLLFKSPTCTQEDIDVAHELAALSKVDVNVYGLNLLKAGTNLSSKTIEELLNLDAKSFPMGSTTVRIAQVNTVDENELLVKQDVLEAAMDKENKENDYDLFVLVITNILTSNSVVVVSGEPQEAVEKAFNVTLANHTAVLEGVVSRKKQVVPALTEVLG; encoded by the coding sequence ATGACAAAATTACTTGTTTTTGGGCACCAAAATCCAGATACAGATACAATTTCATCTGCGATTGCCTATGCATATTTATTAACACAAAAAAATCATGAAGCAGAACCAGTTGCTTTAGGAAACCCAAATGAAGAAACACAATTTGCTTTAGAATATTTTGGTGTGAAAGCGCCACGTGTGGTAGAAACAGTATCTAATGAAGTGGATACGGTTGCCTTGGTTGACCACAATGAAGCACAACAAAGTGTCAAAGACTTAAAAGATGTAACAGTATTTTCTGTTGTGGATCATCATCGTATTGCCAATTTTGAAACAGCAAATCCATTGTATTACCGTGCTGAACCAGTAGGCTGTACAGCTACTATTTTGTATAAATTATTTAAAGAAGATGGTATTGAGATTCCATCTCACATTGCTGGATTGATGTTGTCGGCAATTATTTCAGATACATTATTATTTAAATCACCAACATGCACACAAGAAGATATTGATGTTGCACATGAATTAGCGGCATTATCAAAAGTAGATGTTAATGTATATGGTTTAAATTTATTAAAAGCAGGAACAAATTTATCAAGCAAAACCATTGAAGAATTATTAAACTTAGATGCAAAATCATTCCCTATGGGAAGTACAACAGTACGTATTGCACAAGTGAACACAGTTGATGAAAATGAATTATTAGTGAAACAAGATGTATTAGAAGCAGCAATGGATAAAGAAAATAAAGAAAATGACTATGATTTATTTGTTTTAGTAATCACAAATATTTTAACAAGTAATTCAGTTGTTGTTGTTTCAGGAGAACCACAGGAAGCTGTTGAAAAAGCGTTCAATGTAACATTAGCAAACCATACTGCTGTATTAGAAGGTGTCGTATCACGTAAAAAACAAGTTGTCCCAGCTTTAACAGAAGTTTTAGGATAA
- a CDS encoding tRNA (adenine(22)-N(1))-methyltransferase TrmK yields MNVEKLSKRLELVANAVPKDARVADIGSDHAYLPCYLALNEQITYAVAGEVVDGPFQSACLHVKEQGLEEKVFVRLADGLDAIEELDKIDTVTICGMGGDLISKILERGYIKGQLKTVNTLILQPNIGEQHVRKWLMAHQYKIIEEYIIEENKKIYEVIVATVSKDDIEYSLEQLQFGVFLPDRKETAFVQKWMLELDKYESVIKQLKQAKTDESEKILLFREKQRVIKEMLGNAHSK; encoded by the coding sequence TTGAACGTTGAAAAATTATCAAAGAGATTAGAGTTAGTTGCCAACGCTGTGCCAAAAGATGCAAGAGTAGCAGATATAGGTTCCGATCATGCTTATTTACCTTGTTATTTAGCGTTAAATGAGCAGATTACGTATGCTGTGGCTGGAGAAGTTGTTGACGGACCTTTTCAATCAGCGTGTCTACATGTGAAAGAACAAGGTTTAGAAGAGAAAGTATTTGTTCGTTTAGCAGACGGTTTAGATGCTATTGAAGAACTCGACAAGATTGATACAGTAACTATTTGTGGTATGGGTGGCGATTTGATTTCTAAAATTTTAGAACGTGGTTATATAAAAGGGCAATTAAAAACAGTAAATACTCTTATTTTACAGCCAAATATAGGGGAACAGCATGTCAGAAAATGGTTAATGGCACATCAATACAAAATTATTGAAGAATATATTATAGAAGAAAACAAAAAAATTTATGAAGTTATTGTGGCGACGGTATCAAAAGATGATATAGAGTACTCGTTAGAGCAATTACAATTTGGGGTATTTTTACCAGATCGTAAAGAAACAGCTTTTGTACAAAAGTGGATGTTAGAATTGGATAAATATGAATCAGTTATAAAACAATTAAAGCAAGCAAAAACAGATGAGTCAGAGAAAATTTTATTGTTTAGAGAAAAGCAACGTGTCATTAAGGAGATGTTAGGTAATGCCCACAGTAAGTGA
- a CDS encoding Nif3-like dinuclear metal center hexameric protein: protein MPTVSEVIEVIETLAPRYLAESWDNVGLQIGRRDVKVKGILFTLDVTIEVVEEAIGKGANLIIAHHPIIFKGVKSICSDNDKGMLYLKLIEQGINVYVAHTNLDNANGGMNDWLAQSLGLQNICVMDVIGTLENGQEYGTGRVGMFENPMTLEELGNLVNDVYITHGVRFVGDKKTRIQKVALCGGSAMDYYESALKHKADVYITGDIKYHQAQDLLAEGLVAIDAGHYIESICKDKLFAIYKEWVKMNEYDIPLYISQVNTDPFVF, encoded by the coding sequence ATGCCCACAGTAAGTGAAGTGATAGAGGTTATTGAAACATTAGCACCACGTTATTTAGCTGAGAGTTGGGATAATGTGGGGCTACAAATCGGAAGAAGAGATGTAAAGGTAAAAGGGATTTTATTTACTTTAGATGTCACAATTGAAGTTGTGGAGGAAGCCATAGGTAAAGGTGCCAATTTAATAATTGCACATCATCCGATTATTTTTAAAGGTGTCAAATCTATTTGTTCGGATAACGATAAAGGGATGCTCTATTTAAAATTGATAGAGCAGGGTATCAATGTTTATGTTGCACATACCAATTTAGATAATGCCAATGGAGGCATGAATGATTGGTTAGCACAGTCATTAGGATTGCAGAATATTTGTGTGATGGATGTCATTGGCACATTGGAAAATGGACAAGAGTATGGTACTGGTCGTGTCGGAATGTTCGAAAATCCAATGACATTGGAAGAATTAGGCAATCTTGTAAATGATGTGTATATCACACATGGTGTACGTTTTGTCGGTGACAAAAAAACACGTATTCAAAAAGTTGCATTATGTGGAGGCTCAGCCATGGATTATTATGAAAGTGCCCTTAAACATAAAGCAGATGTATATATTACAGGTGATATTAAATATCATCAAGCCCAAGATTTATTAGCAGAGGGACTTGTAGCGATTGATGCTGGGCATTATATTGAAAGTATTTGTAAAGATAAATTATTTGCTATCTATAAAGAATGGGTTAAAATGAATGAGTATGATATACCATTATATATTTCACAAGTGAATACAGACCCATTTGTATTTTAG
- the pepT gene encoding peptidase T — MTEKLVERFVTYIKFDTQSDAYSQTVPSTQNQVEFSKTVLMPELEALGLSDVKYHESNGFVTALLPSNTTKKVSTIGFLAHVDTADFNGKNINPQFHPNYHGEDIVLNAEENIVLRVSEFPNLANYKGQTLITTDGTTLLGADDKAGIAEIVTAVDYLLQHPEIEHGDIKIAFGPDEEIGRGADLFDVADFAADFAYTMDGSRVGELEWESFNAAQATVKFKGKNVHPGTAKGVMINAMTLATEFDRRLPNKEVPELTEKREGFHHLMGMSGTIEDATLLYIIRDHDREKFEAKKQLFDTLAKEMNAELGLDNVSVLLEDQYYNMGEILQKDMTPVHLAQKAMENLDIPVIMNAIRGGTDGSKLSFMGLPTPNIFAGGENFHGRYEFVAVESMQKAVDVIVEIVRLSVDL, encoded by the coding sequence ATGACAGAAAAATTAGTTGAACGTTTTGTAACATATATTAAGTTTGATACGCAATCAGATGCATATAGTCAAACAGTTCCGTCTACACAAAATCAAGTAGAGTTTTCAAAAACAGTGTTAATGCCAGAACTAGAAGCATTAGGCTTGTCAGATGTTAAATATCATGAAAGTAATGGATTTGTGACGGCTTTATTACCAAGCAATACAACTAAAAAAGTGTCAACAATCGGCTTTTTAGCCCATGTTGATACAGCAGACTTTAATGGAAAAAATATCAATCCACAATTTCATCCAAACTATCATGGAGAAGATATTGTATTAAATGCAGAAGAAAATATTGTTTTGCGTGTATCAGAGTTTCCAAACTTGGCAAACTATAAAGGACAAACATTGATTACAACAGACGGTACAACATTATTAGGTGCTGATGATAAAGCAGGTATTGCTGAAATTGTCACAGCGGTTGATTATTTATTACAACATCCTGAAATTGAGCATGGAGATATTAAAATTGCATTTGGTCCAGATGAAGAAATTGGTCGTGGTGCTGATTTGTTTGATGTAGCTGACTTTGCAGCCGATTTTGCCTATACAATGGACGGTAGTCGTGTTGGTGAATTGGAATGGGAAAGTTTTAACGCTGCACAAGCAACAGTAAAATTTAAAGGAAAAAATGTGCATCCTGGTACAGCAAAAGGTGTTATGATTAACGCAATGACATTGGCAACAGAATTTGATAGACGTTTGCCGAATAAAGAAGTACCTGAATTAACAGAAAAACGTGAAGGATTTCATCATTTAATGGGTATGTCTGGTACTATTGAAGATGCCACATTACTTTATATCATTCGTGACCACGATAGAGAAAAATTTGAAGCAAAAAAACAATTATTTGATACATTGGCAAAAGAAATGAATGCCGAATTAGGATTAGATAATGTATCTGTTTTACTAGAAGACCAATATTATAATATGGGTGAAATTTTACAAAAAGATATGACACCAGTTCATTTAGCTCAAAAGGCAATGGAAAACTTAGATATTCCAGTTATCATGAATGCTATTCGTGGTGGAACAGACGGTTCAAAATTGTCCTTTATGGGATTACCAACACCAAATATTTTTGCCGGTGGAGAAAACTTCCACGGTCGCTACGAATTTGTTGCGGTGGAATCTATGCAAAAAGCGGTCGATGTCATTGTTGAAATCGTACGCTTAAGTGTTGATTTATAA